In the genome of Actinomadura graeca, one region contains:
- a CDS encoding transcriptional regulator, which yields MTAARTGSVTPDLTIGVVGPHDLVERVMLMGHGPTPVPSRLVAAAYRDEQEAADKVVRLGSGVDVCLFASPVPYDFARKAGVLTMPATYVPLNGAALQGALLRASLDERFDPSRVSIDVLGRAEVEEAYAEISLGTEQVHLREEAAGPGTLAAFHERLWRRGATTVAMTCVHATAERMEMAGVPTIRVRPTGAAIRSSLQTAALLGAHHRLEESQLVVVLVDVPTLRETPRRVTPRYWRDELKLALHRVLLQEAHRMNASVWPLDDHSYLVIATRGSVTASTEGFRTPPFVERVREELGLAIEVGIGMGRTAHEAENHARAALARSQSSQRAQGFALDRDGRALVPAPRTPPRSQPQAKPKGLEILARLADKLGDQEQPLIVDAENAGKMLGVTPRTARRLLRTLVEEGLAWPLPPNRTPQPGRPRQLYRLIVEKLGPKATTG from the coding sequence ATGACGGCCGCACGAACGGGATCGGTCACACCCGATCTCACGATCGGCGTCGTTGGCCCGCATGACCTTGTCGAGAGGGTCATGCTGATGGGCCACGGCCCCACCCCGGTACCGAGCCGGCTGGTGGCTGCCGCATATCGGGACGAACAGGAAGCGGCCGACAAGGTCGTACGGCTGGGCTCGGGCGTGGACGTCTGTCTGTTCGCCAGCCCGGTGCCGTACGACTTCGCCCGCAAGGCGGGCGTGCTGACCATGCCGGCCACCTACGTCCCGTTGAACGGCGCCGCACTGCAGGGCGCGCTGCTGCGCGCCTCCCTCGACGAACGATTCGACCCGTCCCGCGTGAGCATCGACGTGCTCGGCCGGGCCGAGGTCGAGGAGGCGTACGCCGAGATCAGCCTGGGCACCGAGCAGGTGCACCTGCGCGAGGAGGCGGCCGGGCCGGGAACGCTCGCCGCCTTCCACGAGCGGCTGTGGCGGCGCGGCGCGACGACGGTCGCGATGACCTGCGTCCACGCGACGGCGGAGCGGATGGAGATGGCGGGCGTGCCCACCATCAGGGTCCGCCCGACCGGCGCGGCCATCCGCAGCTCGCTCCAGACGGCGGCGCTGCTCGGCGCCCACCACCGCCTGGAGGAGTCGCAGCTGGTCGTCGTGCTCGTGGACGTCCCGACGCTCCGCGAGACGCCGCGCCGCGTCACACCGCGCTACTGGCGGGACGAGCTGAAGCTGGCGCTGCACCGGGTGCTGCTCCAGGAGGCGCACCGGATGAACGCGTCGGTGTGGCCGCTGGACGACCACAGCTACCTGGTCATCGCCACGCGCGGCTCGGTCACCGCGTCCACCGAGGGCTTCCGGACGCCGCCGTTCGTCGAGCGCGTCCGCGAGGAGCTGGGCCTCGCCATCGAGGTCGGCATCGGCATGGGACGGACGGCGCACGAGGCGGAGAACCACGCACGCGCGGCGCTGGCCCGGTCGCAGAGCTCGCAGCGGGCGCAGGGCTTCGCGCTCGACCGCGACGGCCGCGCGCTCGTCCCCGCGCCCCGCACGCCCCCGCGCAGCCAGCCGCAGGCCAAGCCCAAGGGCCTGGAGATCCTCGCGCGCCTCGCCGACAAGCTCGGCGACCAGGAGCAGCCGCTGATCGTGGACGCGGAGAACGCCGGCAAGATGCTCGGCGTCACCCCGCGCACCGCGCGCCGGCTGCTGCGCACCCTCGTCGAAGAGGGCCTCGCCTGGCCGCTCCCCCCGAACCGGACCCCGCAGCCCGGCCGCCCCCGGCAGCTCTACCGGCTGATCGTCGAGAAGCTCGGCCCGAAGGCCACCACGGGCTGA
- the hisC gene encoding histidinol-phosphate transaminase: protein MSEVTTPRFRSVLDRFVAYKPGKVVVSPEGRSFKLSSNESPHGPLPSVLDAIGEAARDVNRYPDNNATALTEAIASHCGVPADHVTVGCGSVGVSQMLLEAVAEPGAEIVYAWRSFEAYPLLVALSGATSVQVPLRDETHDLAAMADAITPHTRLVFVCNPNNPTGTIVRRAEIEAFLDRVPEDCLVVLDEAYREYVRDDEVPDGLTLYGDRPNLAILRTFSKAYGLAGLRIGYLVGHPVVAAAVRKAFLPFCVNSVAQVAGVASLAATDELLARVEGTVKERDRVRRGLVEDGWTVPPTEANFVWLRLGDRTTEFSEACAAQGVSVRPFAGEGARVSIGSPEENDAFLAVARAFRHRG, encoded by the coding sequence GTGTCCGAAGTCACCACTCCCCGCTTCCGCTCCGTCCTCGACCGGTTCGTGGCCTACAAGCCCGGGAAGGTCGTGGTGTCGCCCGAGGGGCGCTCGTTCAAGCTGTCGTCCAACGAGTCGCCGCACGGGCCGCTGCCGTCGGTCCTGGACGCGATCGGGGAGGCCGCGCGGGACGTCAACCGCTACCCCGACAACAACGCCACGGCGCTCACCGAGGCGATCGCCTCCCACTGCGGCGTCCCGGCCGACCACGTGACGGTGGGCTGCGGGTCGGTGGGCGTCTCGCAGATGCTCCTGGAGGCCGTCGCCGAGCCCGGCGCGGAGATCGTCTACGCGTGGCGCTCGTTCGAGGCGTACCCGCTGCTGGTGGCGCTGTCGGGCGCGACGTCCGTCCAGGTGCCGCTGCGGGACGAGACGCACGACCTCGCCGCGATGGCCGACGCGATCACCCCCCACACCCGGCTGGTCTTCGTCTGCAACCCGAACAACCCGACCGGGACGATCGTCCGCCGCGCCGAGATCGAGGCGTTCCTGGACCGCGTCCCCGAGGACTGCCTGGTCGTGCTGGACGAGGCGTACCGCGAGTACGTCCGGGACGACGAGGTCCCCGACGGCCTCACCCTGTACGGCGACCGGCCGAACCTGGCGATCCTCCGCACCTTCTCCAAGGCGTACGGGCTCGCGGGCCTGCGGATCGGCTACCTCGTGGGCCACCCGGTGGTGGCGGCGGCGGTCCGCAAGGCGTTCCTGCCGTTCTGCGTCAACTCCGTCGCGCAGGTCGCGGGCGTCGCCTCGCTCGCGGCGACCGACGAGCTGCTGGCGCGGGTCGAGGGGACCGTGAAGGAGCGCGACCGCGTCCGCCGCGGGCTCGTCGAGGACGGCTGGACGGTGCCGCCCACCGAGGCGAACTTCGTCTGGCTGCGGCTCGGCGACCGGACGACGGAGTTCTCGGAGGCGTGCGCCGCGCAGGGGGTGAGCGTCCGCCCCTTCGCCGGTGAGGGCGCCCGCGTCTCGATCGGCTCCCCGGAGGAGAACGACGCCTTCCTGGCCGTCGCGCGGGCCTTCCGGCACCGCGGCTGA
- a CDS encoding DUF6401 family natural product biosynthesis protein, translating into MNGDSSEVLGLLVRDIGDAGVAEMADSPGLAAAVDQHVATLRDELGTPGEDELMRYLRGFAEDAFKRGWWPHSTRDWEFVRIVAVCWMMRRAAGR; encoded by the coding sequence ATGAACGGTGACTCGTCCGAAGTGTTGGGACTGCTCGTCCGGGACATCGGCGATGCCGGCGTCGCCGAGATGGCGGATTCGCCGGGGCTGGCGGCCGCCGTGGACCAGCACGTGGCCACCCTGCGGGACGAGCTCGGCACCCCCGGTGAGGACGAGCTCATGCGCTACCTGCGGGGCTTCGCCGAGGACGCCTTCAAGCGGGGCTGGTGGCCGCACAGCACCCGGGACTGGGAATTCGTCCGGATTGTGGCGGTCTGCTGGATGATGCGGAGGGCCGCCGGGCGGTAG
- a CDS encoding NUDIX hydrolase translates to MSVPRLAVTVDLVVLTVREQRLCALMWRRDRAPYDEAWSLPGGFIQLDEDLPVAASRLMAERAGLADVRIHLEQLATYGYPDRDPRQRVVSVAYLGLAPDLPASSRAQVLWTAVDDLIHHDRAAFDHRRILCDGVERARAKLEYTSLAAAFCPPEFTVAELRRVYEIVWGTVLDPRNFHRKVTGADRFLVPTERTTTRDGGRPARLYGRGDAEQLRPPMLRPPPERRVG, encoded by the coding sequence ATGTCCGTGCCGCGGCTCGCCGTCACCGTCGACCTCGTCGTCCTCACCGTGAGGGAGCAGCGGCTCTGCGCGCTGATGTGGCGGCGGGACCGGGCGCCCTACGACGAGGCGTGGTCGCTGCCCGGCGGGTTCATCCAGCTGGACGAGGACCTGCCCGTCGCGGCGTCCCGGCTGATGGCCGAGCGGGCGGGACTGGCGGACGTGCGGATCCACCTGGAGCAGCTCGCCACCTACGGCTACCCCGACCGCGACCCCCGGCAGCGCGTGGTGAGCGTCGCCTACCTGGGCCTCGCCCCCGACCTGCCCGCCTCCAGCCGCGCGCAGGTGCTGTGGACGGCCGTGGACGACCTCATCCACCACGACCGCGCCGCGTTCGACCACCGCAGGATCCTGTGCGACGGCGTGGAGCGGGCCAGGGCCAAGCTGGAGTACACGTCGCTGGCCGCGGCGTTCTGCCCGCCCGAGTTCACGGTGGCCGAGCTGCGGCGCGTGTACGAGATCGTCTGGGGCACCGTCCTGGACCCGCGGAACTTCCACCGGAAGGTCACCGGAGCGGACCGGTTCCTCGTCCCCACCGAGCGGACGACGACCCGCGACGGGGGCCGCCCGGCGCGGCTGTACGGGCGGGGCGACGCCGAGCAGCTCCGCCCGCCGATGCTGCGCCCCCCACCGGAGCGCCGGGTGGGCTGA